In a single window of the Branchiostoma floridae strain S238N-H82 chromosome 2, Bfl_VNyyK, whole genome shotgun sequence genome:
- the LOC118409919 gene encoding uncharacterized protein LOC118409919 produces the protein MDRRFPVAIFSLAFLLQILSVCSLEYQRLHFCDPTFCMSDLPEIPWIALGEVWSKEVTLSGTAALVHQRTMFLPRVLWIPNLHYQPTQHTHTQHRQDSRDGNVVSSTSVRKRKRSAKLKNLALPVCEKTDVPSGLKNIREGDAASSTSVRKRKGRQKRLTEFKLPALPVCEKADVPSGPKCSREGNVSSTSGIPPDVETSGNDIPHDHSCSDDQSGSKDVDTSDHAAKEEKDPPTEQIGCHKRNFTVIINKPYIDVMSKAQKSPLISPQLEKTRQCIKKRVHYTPKMRGRHVASPWRKLHGQQKMYQSNKCTLSARFSKLTGRNIPKEQTVANNSPGKMFASSKPIPPVHEWLSSFFGVSNSSGNGYGHSSTTDDDDSFVQLRCMLGSVDQLKAGNEGSLNEDVGDVKDLHVENGVHTDTGETTNDDSFVKLRSMLRAHRIGSVEQLKAGNGNSLNDEDGDVRDLHMENGVHMDTGVTANDDDSFVKLRSMLRTHRIGNVDQLKAGNGGDLDEDDGDVRDLHVENGVHMDTGGTANDDNIFVKLQAMLGNVDQLKADDEGSLNEDDGDARDLHVESVVQIHTGVTAIDDDSFVKLRSMLRALQTGNVDQLKAGNGGDLEDDDDGDVKDFHLENGSSEEHDDEYDDNVFEQQLEMQENDMDMSCTEESLQMHITEAEVRVVELNDEKKPPKNVCKDTYANLSTSMKHTENNHNNNKVENAGGSSSPQVESWLQATYKRGKNVKLSEEEIPTGCEEDVELIDWKQLLCLLCRRRFNCKGELLRHQQFSNLHQSNLEVKRRALEEELKDLEMELEPSSSSSIFPNA, from the exons ATGGATCGAAGGTTTCCGGTCGCCATTTTCAGCCTAGCTTTTCTTCTGCAAATTCTCTCAGTCTGCTCTCTTGAATACCAGAGACTTCACTTCTGTGACCCGACATTCTGTATGTCCGATCTTCCTGAGATCCCCTGGATTGCTTTGGGAGAG GTTTGGAGCAAAGAGGTAACGCTGTCAGGGACAGCAGCACTAGTTCACCAGCGGACCATGTTTTTGCCCAGGGTACTGTGGATTCCCAACCTTCACTACCAACccacacagcacacacacacacagcacaggCAGGACAGTAGAGACGGCAATGTTGTGAGCAGTACAAGTGTCAGGAAGAGAAAAAGGTCGGCCAAGTTAAAGAATCTTGCTTTGCCTGTCTGTGAAAAGACTGATGTGCCTTCAGGACTTAAGAATATCAGGGAAGGCGATGCTGCGAGCAGTACAAGTGTCAGGAAGAGAAAAGGGAGGCAAAAAAGGTTGACTGAGTTTAAGCTTCCTGCTTTGCCTGTCTGTGAAAAGGCTGATGTTCCTTCAGGACCAAAGTGCAGTAGAGAAGGCAATGTGAGCAGTACAAGTGGTATTCCTCCTGATGTTGAGACATCAGGAAACGATATACCACATGACCACTCTTGCAGTGATGACCAGTCAGGAAGTAAAGACGTTGACACTTCAGATCATGCAGCAAAGGAAGAAAAGGACCCACCGACAGAACAGATTGGGTGTCATAAAAGGAATTTTACAGTCATCATCAACAAGCCATACATTGATGTCATGTCCAAGGCACAAAAATCTCCATTAATAAGCCCTCAGTTGGAGAAAACAAGGCAATGCATTAAGAAACGAGTCCATTACACTCCAAAGATGAGGGGACGGCACGTGGCAAGTCCTTGGCGCAAACTCCATGGGCAACAGAAAATGTACCAAAGCAATAAGTGCACGTTATCAGCACGGTTTTCTAAACTGACGGGCAGAAACATACCAAAGGAGCAGACTGTAGCCAACAACTCTCCAGGAAAGATGTTTGCAAGCAGTAAACCTATTCCTCCAGTGCATGAGTGGCTGAGTAGCTTCTTTGGAGTGAGTAACAGCTCTGGCAATGGATATGGACATTCTAGTACCACAGATGATGACGATAGCTTTGTGCAGCTCCGGTGCATGCTGGGCAGTGTTGATCAGCTGAAGGCTGGCAATGAGGGCAGTCTAAATGAGGATGTTGGTGATGTGAAGGATTTACACGTGGAGAATGGTGTTCACACAGACACTGGTGAAACAACCAATGATGATAGCTTTGTGAAGCTTCGATCCATGCTCAGAGCTCATCGGATTGGCAGTGTTGAACAATTGAAGGCTGGTAATGGGAACAGTCTAAATGATGAGGATGGTGATGTAAGGGATTTACACATGGAGAATGGTGTTCACATGGACACTGGTGTAACAGCAAATGATGACGATAGCTTTGTGAAGCTTCGATCCATGCTGAGAACTCATCGGATTGGCAATGTTGATCAGCTGAAGGCTGGTAATGGGGGTGACCTAGATGAGGATGATGGTGATGTAAGGGATTTACACGTGGAGAATGGTGTTCACATGGACACTGGTGGAACAGCAAATGATGACAATATCTTTGTGAAGCTTCAAGCCATGCTGGGTAATGTTGATCAACTGAAGGCTGACGATGAGGGCAGTCTAAATGAGGATGATGGTGATGCAAGGGATTTACACGTGGAGAGTGTTGTTCAGATACACACTGGTGTAACAGCAATTGATGACGATAGCTTTGTGAAGCTTCGATCCATGCTGAGAGCTCTTCAGACAGGCAATGTTGATCAGCTGAAGGCAGGCAATGGGGGTGACCtagaggatgatgatgatggtgatgtaAAGGATTTCCATCTGGAGAATGGTAGCAGTGAGGAGCATGATGATGAGTATGATGATAATGTGTTTGAACAACAGTTGGAGATGCAGGAAAATGACATGGACATGTCATGCACAGAGGAGTCCTTGCAGATGCATATCACTGAGGCTGAGGTCAGAGTTGTTGAACTAAATGATGAAAAGAAACCTCCAAAGAATGTTTGCAAGGACACTTACGCCAATTTGAGCACAAGTATGAAACATACTGAAAACAACCACAACAATAACAAGGTGGAAAATGCGGGTGGAAGTTCCAGTCCACAGGTGGAGAGCTGGCTCCAGGCAACATACAAAAGAGGGAAGAATGTGAAACTCAGTGAGGAGGAAATCCCAACAGGCTGTGAGGAGGATGTGGAGCTCATTGACTGGAAACAGCTCCTGTGTCTGCTCTGCAGGAGAAGGTTTAACTGCAAGGGGGAGCTCCTGAGACACCAACAGTTCTCCAATCTGCACCAGTCCAACCTGGAGGTGAAGAGAAGGGCACTTGAGGAGGAGCTGAAGGATTTGGAGATGGAGCTAGAGccttcatcatcctcatcaaTCTTCCCCAATGCATAA